The Papio anubis isolate 15944 chromosome 1, Panubis1.0, whole genome shotgun sequence genome window below encodes:
- the MPZL1 gene encoding myelin protein zero-like protein 1 isoform X8 gives MQFIHNGTYICDVKNPPDIVVQPGHIRLYVVEKENLPVFPVWVVVGIVTAVVLGLTLLISMILAVLYRRKNSKRDYTGCSTSESLSPVKQAPRKSPSDTEGLVKSLPSGSHQGPVIYAQLDHSGGHHSDKINKSESVVYADIRKN, from the exons ATGCAGTTTATACACAATGGCACCTATATTTGTGATGTCAAAAACCCTCCTGACATCGTTGTCCAGCCTGGACACATTAGGCTCTATGTCGTAGAAAAAG aGAATTTGCCTGTGTTTCCAGTTTGGGTAGTGGTGGGCATAGTTACTGCTGTGGTCCTAGGTCTCACTCTGCTCATCAGCATGATTCTGGCTGTCCTCTATAGAAGGAAAAACTCTAAACGGGATTACACTGG CTGCAGTACATCAGAGAGTTTGTCACCAGTTAAGCAGGCTCCTCGGAAGTCCCCCTCCGACACTGAGGGTCTTGTAAAGAGTCTGCCTTCTGGATCTCACCAG GGCCCAGTCATATATGCACAGTTAGACCACTCCGGCGGACATCACAGTGACAAGATTAACAAGTCAGAGTCTGTGGTGTATGCAGATATCcgaaaaaattaa
- the MPZL1 gene encoding myelin protein zero-like protein 1 isoform X3: MTAGVSALEVYTPKEIFVANGTQGKLTCKFKSTDETGGLTSVTWSFQPEGADTTVSFFHYSQGQVYPGNYPPFKDRISWAGDLDKKDASINIENMQFIHNGTYICDVKNPPDIVVQPGHIRLYVVEKENLPVFPVWVVVGIVTAVVLGLTLLISMILAVLYRRKNSKRDYTGCSTSESLSPVKQAPRKSPSDTEGLVKSLPSGSHQGPVIYAQLDHSGGHHSDKINKSESVVYADIRKN, encoded by the exons A TGACAGCCGGAGTATCAGCCTTGGAAGTATATACACCAAAAGAAATCTTCGTGGCAAATGGTACACAAGGGAAGCTGACCTGCAAGTTCAAGTCTACTGATGAGACTGGCGGGTTGACCTCAGTCACGTGGAGCTTCCAGCCAGAGGGGGCTGACACTACCGTGTCG TTTTTCCACTACTCCCAAGGGCAAGTGTACCCTGGGAATTATCCACCATTTAAAGACAGAATCAGCTGGGCTGGAGACCTTGACAAGAAAGATGCATCAATCAACATAGAAAATATGCAGTTTATACACAATGGCACCTATATTTGTGATGTCAAAAACCCTCCTGACATCGTTGTCCAGCCTGGACACATTAGGCTCTATGTCGTAGAAAAAG aGAATTTGCCTGTGTTTCCAGTTTGGGTAGTGGTGGGCATAGTTACTGCTGTGGTCCTAGGTCTCACTCTGCTCATCAGCATGATTCTGGCTGTCCTCTATAGAAGGAAAAACTCTAAACGGGATTACACTGG CTGCAGTACATCAGAGAGTTTGTCACCAGTTAAGCAGGCTCCTCGGAAGTCCCCCTCCGACACTGAGGGTCTTGTAAAGAGTCTGCCTTCTGGATCTCACCAG GGCCCAGTCATATATGCACAGTTAGACCACTCCGGCGGACATCACAGTGACAAGATTAACAAGTCAGAGTCTGTGGTGTATGCAGATATCcgaaaaaattaa